A DNA window from Xiphias gladius isolate SHS-SW01 ecotype Sanya breed wild chromosome 3, ASM1685928v1, whole genome shotgun sequence contains the following coding sequences:
- the engl gene encoding transforming growth factor beta receptor type 3, producing the protein MPSLSGIGGTIFCLLFLWKRTEAQSEEVRCSVAGPVGVLHPVQGLLETFEAGPGCAARERGNKETHVIALGRVTNSPDNKVTVLLKPLSLSHSPLRALHLLLSSKLPVNWWLEAERLPPSLPVLVQVSSNSSVQSHTLRLTVQTVHLLPFRLRALHRWALKHHGNLSSLTHTTHGNRVYVRLGEDPTLPAVCQLQSMFLSHNYLTSDLQPQEVQGCVHTPAGGISPEVHVIKLHSAGSGLCGSLQVEVIVSLVPAVDNSKAQKVALILSSSLPVNWAIIAHGVRGHISVHSSNSVSPPYPPEPDLTLSSTLNPDLSTISDLLVWASESGYTKVTSYTEADLANRFVIQLAGGGTDGLAVMNPLVVRPPWAEEHRLRQWLNSGGRAGGDQESFTVQCEDGRLSVTVDQHILQSMSGPVAVVTLQDPTCQAQSNGSHFLLVFPVISCGTEGLLLGQPRGVQYKNMMLLWRDKPQIILALNKRESKSPLGIHFSCLAAVPSTSGPAADNFDEVNTPQTGLFPWAPGDPGPSPGLSHFPTPRHRSGPVFILRLFVTENYEQRRIGPCVITADHRVYVEISAKGPLTDVVEVKSCVVSPLSDPKKSPFWTVISEGCSSDPSLTLSTKTADEEEEEAEGNGELEEEKKDIEGMQKGGIYHRDGDVSLRHKVERRREAPVRMEKSSTSMGAEEIQRLRFSFILRPVHNDSMQFLHCSLHMCVSDSTRREPIKETAKNDCQGRLRIPPLVSKSPRHQCEIRNLSRPMVVTQSISSLAPKLLRPPAGQRPKRLSVFPLASPDPKHSSSVVQSGPVMGIVFAAFVMGVSLMGGLWCIYNFTAEHPTLLGGEGHLTDQTHGGHNTLNPPLLSDQSSSSV; encoded by the exons ATGCCTTCACTGTCAGGGATTGGAGGGActattttctgtctcctttttctctggAAGAGAACAGAAG CTCAAAGTGAAGAGGTGCGATGCTCTGTGGCTGGTCCAGTGGGGGTGCTACACCCTGTTCAGGGTCTGCTTGAGACGTTTGAGGCAGGTCCAGGCTGTGCTGCAAGAGAACGTGGGAACAAGGAGACTCATGTCATTGCACTAGGGAGAGTGACAAACAGCCCTGACAACAAG GTGACTGTGTTGCTGAAGCCTTTGTCTCTGTCCCATTCACCTCTCAGAGCTCTCCACCTGCTGCTCAGTTCCAAGCTCCCAGTCAACTGGTGGCTGGAGGCTGAGAGACTGCCCCCCAGCCTGCCAGTGCTGGTGCAG GTATCCTCAAACTCCAGCGTACAGTCCCACACACTGCGTTTGACTGTccaaacagtgcatttgttacCTTTTCGCCTACGTGCACTGCACCGTTGGGCTCTGAAACACCACGGCAACCTGtcctctctaacacacacaacacatggcAACCGAGTCTATGTCCGACTTGGAGAGG ATCCAACCCTACCTGCTGTGTGCCAGCTACAGTCCATGTTCCTGTCTCACAACtacttgacctctgacctgcagCCACAGGAAGTGCAGGGCTGTGTCCACACTCCAGCAGGTGGGATCAGCCCTGAAGTCCATGTGATCAAGCTCCATTCAGCaggatcagggctctgtgg CTCTCTGCAGGTAGAGGTGATTGTCTCTCTTGTGCCCGCCGTAGACAACTCAAAGGCACAGAAGGTTGCACTTATTCTCAGCAGCTCACTGCCAGTCAACTGGGCTATTATTGCTCATGGTGTCAGGGGTCATATTTCTGTTCAT TCCTCCAACAGTGTGTCCCCACCCTACCCTCCTGAGCCAGACCTGACCCTTTCCAGTACACTTAACCCTGACCTGTCCACCATATCTGACCTTCTTGTCTGGGCAAGTGAGAGCGGCTACACCAAGGTGACCTCATACACTGAGGCTGACCTGGCCAATCGCTTTGTGATCCAGCTGGCTGGGGGCGGGACAG ATGGGCTTGCAGTGATGAATCCTCTGGTTGTGAGGCCTCCCTGGGCTGAGGAGCACAGGCTGAGACAGTGGCTGAATagtggaggcagagcaggaggagaccAAGAGAGTTTCACAGTGCAGTGTGAGGATGGACGTCTCAGCGTGACCGTCGACCAACACATCCTGCAG AGCATGTCTGGCCCAGTGGCTGTTGTGACTCTGCAGGACCCGACATGCCAGGCTCAGTCCAATGGGAGCCATTTCCTGTTGGTGTTCCCAGTCATTTCCTGTGGGACTGAGGGTCTGCTCCTGGGACAGCCCAGAGGGGTGCAGTACAAAAACATG ATGTTATTATGGAGAGACAAGCCTCAGATCATTCTGGCACTTAATAAGAGGGAGTCCAAAAGTCCTCTTGGCATACAT tttaGCTGTTTAGCTGCTGTTCCCAGCACCTCTGGCCCTGCTGCAGATAATTTTGATGAAGTAAACACTCCTCAGACTGGGCTCTTCCCCTGGGCACCAGGGGATCCAGGGCCCAGTCCAGGACTAAGCCACTTCCCAACACCCAGACACAGATCTGGACCTGTAttcattttaagactttttgtCACTGAGAATTATGAGCAGAGGCGGATTGGCCCCTGTGTCATCACTGCAGACCACCGTGTCTATGTTGAG ATTTCAGCCAAAGGGCCCCTCACAGATGTCGTGGAGGTGAAGTCATGTGTGGTCTCCCCACTGTCAGACCCAAAAAAATCTCCTTTCTGGACTGTCATAAGTGAGGGCTGTTCCTCAGACCCCTCACTGACCCTCAGCACAAAGACagcagatgaagaggaggaagaggctgAAGGTAATGGCGAactggaagaggaaaagaaagataTAGAGGGGATGCAGAAAGGCGGAATTTATCACAGAGATGGAGATGTCTCACTACGACACAAAGttgaaagaagaagagaagcacCTGTAAGGATGGAAAAGAGTAGCACAAGCATGGGAGCAGAGGAGATACAGCGCTTGAGATTTAGTTTTATCCTGCGGCCAGTTCATAATGACTCTATGCAGTTCCTCCACTGCAGCCTTCACATGTGTGTCTCTGACTCTACCAGAAGAGAACCCATTAAGGAAACAGCAAAGAATGACTGTCAGGGCAGACTGCGTATTCCACCACTTGTATCTAAGTCACCCAGACATCAG TGTGAGATCAGAAACCTGTCCAGGCCTATGGTTGTCACCCAGTCTATCAGTTCACTGGCACCTAAACTGCTGAGGCCCCCTGCTGGGCAAAGACCTAAAAGACTGAGTGTCTTTCCACTGGCCAGTCCAGATCCAAAGCACAGCA GCTCTGTGGTGCAGTCAGGACCAGTGATGGGAATTGTCTTTGCAGCCTTTGTGATGGGTGTCAGCCTGATGGGTGGGCTGTGGTGCATCTATAATTTTACAG